Proteins from one Neodiprion fabricii isolate iyNeoFabr1 chromosome 5, iyNeoFabr1.1, whole genome shotgun sequence genomic window:
- the LOC124183778 gene encoding 40S ribosomal protein S15, whose amino-acid sequence MAEVDETQKKKRAFRKFTFRGVDLDQLLDMPNEQLMELLHARARRRFSHGLKRKPMALVKKLRKAKKEAPPNEKPEIVKTHLRNMIIVPEMVGSIVGVYNGKTFNQVEIKPEMIGHYLGEFSVTYKPVKHGRPGIGATHSSRFIPLK is encoded by the exons ATGGCAGAG GTTGATGAAActcagaagaagaagagggcCTTCAGGAAGTTTACCTTCCGAGGCGTCGACCTGGACCAACTCCTCGACATGCCCAA TGAACAGCTGATGGAGCTGCTACACGCTCGTGCTCGCAGGCGTTTTTCACATGGTCTCAAGCGCAAGCCGATGGCTCTTGTGAAGAAACTCCGTAAAGCGAAGAAGGAGGCTCCTCCAAATGAGAAGCCAGAAATTGTCAAGACTCACCTTCGCAACATGATCATTGTCCCAGAAATGGTTGGATCCATTGTTGGCGTTTATAACGGAAAGACTTTCAACCAGGTGGAAATTAAGCCTGAGATGATCGGACACTACCTTGGGGAGTTCTCTGTCACCTACAAGCCTGTTAAGCATGGTAGGCCTGGTATTGGTGCTACTCACTCCTCCAGGTTTATTCCTCTCAAGTAA
- the LOC124183777 gene encoding gonadal protein gdl, producing MDVVNPTPQDLQRKLYFLVEQLQHMASELPPKYQMRLPYELLSGLANSLLNDTIFEIVKGLMEIQHVTEKHLFQQRLQLLNQQKIEVQEALSNLHDEEKCVTAKMILQKKHKEELRQTDMKLVLQLDQKVSDQQGILEKAGVPGFYVTNNPTEIQVQMRLCDFIIRLSKMEIPC from the coding sequence ATGGATGTTGTAAATCCTACGCCGCAGGATCTTCAGAGAAAGCTCTACTTTCTCGTTGAGCAATTACAACACATGGCCAGCGAATTGCCTCCCAAATACCAAATGCGTCTACCGTATGAACTTCTGTCTGGACTGGCAAATTCTTTGTTAAACGATACTATATTCGAAATAGTCAAAGGGCTGATGGAAATTCAACACGTTACAGAAAAACACTTGTTTCAGCAGCGACTCCAGCTGttaaatcaacaaaaaattgaagttcaaGAGGCTTTATCTAATTTAcatgacgaagaaaaatgcGTCACAGcaaaaatgattttacaaAAGAAACACAAAGAGGAATTGCGGCAAACTGATATGAAACTGGTTTTGCAATTAGATCAAAAAGTATCTGACCAACAAGGCATATTAGAAAAAGCTGGCGTTCCTGGATTCTACGTCACCAATAACCCCACAGAAATTCAAGTACAGATGAGACTTTGCGACTTCATAATACGGCTCAGTAAAATGGAAATTCCATGTTGA
- the LOC124183775 gene encoding very-long-chain (3R)-3-hydroxyacyl-CoA dehydratase isoform X1, producing the protein MPEVPSPFVYWAQTESQVTLKVDLTDVKNPGVDLHEKKLKFVANGQGARGPDSYAFTLDFHSGIDPEESNFKVIDRQVDFILRKKSSGWWPRLTSQPQKPAWLKIDFDKWKSQDADGDEDEGTGIDGEGKRDITKDYPNMYDKLYKEECGYRQEDLKKVYLVFYNLCQFVGFAYILMIMAVRYSRDGPDSMPTTYESVGTAMKFVQLLQFLEVMHPLFGYTKGGFMTPLLQVGARAIILFCMIESEPRMQTKPVVFYLFVVWSSVEIVRYPYYLTQLFKTEFSFLTWLRYTIWMPLYPLGFLCEGIIILRNIPYFEETNRFTVAMPNEWNFAFHFPSAMRIYLLLLCLPGMYIMMSHMNRVRYQKLSKTNIKRKYN; encoded by the exons ATGCCGGAGGTGCCGTCGCCTTTCGTGTATTGGGCCCAGACTGAGAGCCAGGTTACACTTAAGGTCGATTTAACTGATGTCAAG AACCCTGGCGTTGACTTGCacgaaaagaaattaaaattcgtaGCCAATGGGCAAGGTGCTAGAGGCCCTGACAGCTATGCTTTCACCTTGGATTTTCATTCGGGAATTGATCCTGAG gaaagcaATTTTAAAGTAATTGATCGACAAGTTGACTTTATTCTGCGTAAAAAATCAAGTGGCTGGTGGCCTCGGCTAACTAGTCAACCTCAAAAACCAGCTTGgctgaaaattgatttcgatAAGTGGAAGAGTCAGGATGCCGATGGCGACGAAGATGAAGGAACAGGGATCGATGGAGAGGGAAAACGAGATATTACTAAGGATTACCCAAACATGTATGATAAACTTTACAAAGAAGAATGTGGATATAGGCAAG AAGACTTGAAGAAAGTTTACCTagttttttacaatttatgtCAATTTGTTGGATTCGCTTACATATTAATGATAATGGCAGTAAGATACTCACGGGATGGGCCAG ACTCTATGCCAACTACGTATGAATCGGTAGGGACAGCGATGAAATTTGTACAATTACTACAATTTCTGGAAGTAATGCACCCTCTATTTGGATACACAAAGGGAGGATTTATGACGCCATTACTACAAGTTGGAGCTAGAGCAATTATATTGTTCTGCATGATAGAATCAGAACCTCGAATGCAAACAAAACCAGTTGTATTTTACTTATTTGTAGTATGGAGCTCCGTTGAAATAGTTAGATATCCGTACTATTTGACACAACTGTTTAAAACAGAGTTCAGTTTTCTGACGTGGCTACGATACACAATATGGATGCCGCTCTATCCCCTTGGTTTCCTCTGcgaaggtataataatactgaGGAACATTCCATATTTTGAAGAGACTAACCGGTTCACAGTTGCCATGCCCAACGAATGGAATTTTGCATTTCATTTTCCTTCGGCAATGAGAATATATCTATTGTTACTCTGCTTGCCAGGTATGTACATAATGATGTCGCATATGAATCGTGTCAGATATCAAAAATTGTCAAAGACTAACATAAAAAGAAAGTACAATTAG
- the LOC124183818 gene encoding histone-lysine N-trimethyltransferase SMYD5, whose protein sequence is MEGDGFEVRIIDEEKGKGIFSLKSFKEGEQIFQEKPVVCCQFSWNAEYGYSACDNCMSPLETAEENARRLAGKPDLVLPYPECCQTKKESIVACPDCGVKYCSPECQQESLGRYHQYLCHKSSNDPGSDSHPLVRLNEAWKQMHYPPETATIMLLARMVSMVQQCSDKEMILYTFGQFCRRAVNETQEISHNLLGEKYVGQIDMLREMAQSALNNEAVAHWFTPDGFRSILALIGTNGQGIGTSAFSRWVRKVSALELPMNKRMEVDKLIDRIYDDMEEVVGSFLNNEGSGLYKLQSAANHSCAPNAIVEFPYSNSTLVLKAVRDIRPEEEICISYLDDCALERSRYSRQKALSSLYLFICRCDKCLSQADDPNETSDDYDDNDDDGDDVDM, encoded by the exons ATGGAAGGCGATGGTTTCGAAGTCAGGATAATCGACGAGGAAAAG GGTAAAGGCATCTTTTCTTTGAAATCATTCAAAGAAGGGGAACAAATATTCCAAGAGAAGCCTGTGGTCTGTTGCCAATTCTCATGGAATGCAGAGTATGGATACTCTGCCTGTGACAATTGCATGAGCCCGCTAGAAACAGCGGAAGAAAATGCAAGACGCCTTGCTGGCAAACCAGACTTAGTCCTGCCTTATCCCGAGTGCTGCCAAACTAAGAAGGAATCAATTGTAGCCTGTCCAGACTGCGGAGTGAAATACTGCTCGCCGGAATGTCAGCAGGAGAGCCTTGGCAG GTATCACCAATACTTGTGCCACAAGTCCAGCAATGATCCTGGAAGTGACAGTCATCCTCTGGTGAGACTAAACGAAGCATGGAAGCAGATGCATTATCCGCCGGAAACGGCTACTATAATGTTACTGGCTAGAATGGTTTCAATGGTTCAGCAATGTTCAGATAAGGAAATGATCCTATATACTTTTGGCCAATTTTGTAGACGTGCCGTCAACGAAACGCAAGAAATATCTCACAATCTATTAGGAGAAAAATATGTTGGCCAGATTGATATGTTGAGAGAAATGGCACAATCCGCTCTAAACAACGAGGCTGTAGCACAT TGGTTCACTCCTGATGGATTTAGGAGTATCTTGGCTCTAATTGGAACCAATGGCCAAGGTATTGGAACAAGTGCCTTTAGCCGATGGGTAAGAAAGGTTTCGGCACTTGAACTGCCTATGAACAAAAGAATGGAAGTTGACAAATTGATTGAtaggatttacgatgacatGGAAGAAG TCGTCGGATCATTTTTGAATAACGAAGGCTCAGGTCTCTACAAACTTCAATCAGCTGCCAATCACAGCTGTGCGCCAAACGCGATAGTCGAATTTCCTTACTCTAATAGTACTCTGGTGCTTAAAGCAGTCAGAGACATACGGCCGGAGGAAGAGATTTGTATCAGTTATTTGGATGACTGTGCCTTAGAGCGGAGCAGGTACTCTAGGCAGAAAGCTCTCAGTTCACTCTATCTATTCATATGCAGGTGTGATAAATGTCTGTCTCAAGCTGATGATCCTAATGAAACTTCGGATGACTATGACGATAATGACGACGATGGTGATGATGTAgacatgtaa
- the LOC124183771 gene encoding lon protease homolog, mitochondrial isoform X2 produces MRICVTGLRLKLLPVYRYRVTWNRTFSNVQSSANCSGKFAGTATRQWGRKILTGETIGPIKAWEKGSRGHRQTTAFIAIRGFSSKKSGDKDPPSNGSEPELPDDYAAALPATVVVPEVWPHLPVIAINRNPVFPRFIKLIELSNPILIDVIRRKVKLNQPYVGIFLKKSEENDAEVVQNLDQVYSIGTFAQIHEVQDLGDRLRLVVMAHRRVKITGQILEDFSAKSPQEDTVAGGGKKHRRAMLRKRAEPKAAESVDKVEEATELVPPEHEKKEDSTERKVETSEATSETQPLLMVEVVNISHEKFRQTEEIKALTQEVIKTIRDIISMNPLYRESLQQMLHQGQRVVDNPVYLSDLGAALTGADAHELQQVLEEMDIPKRLMLSLALLKKECELSKLQQKIGREVEEKVKQQHRKYILHEQLKVIKKELGLEKDDKDAIEEKYRERIRQKVVPKPVMDVLDEELNKLSFLESHSSEFNVTRNYLDWLTSMPWGMTSPENLNLNQASEVLEKDHYGMEDIKKRILEFIAVSQLKGSTQGKILCFHGPPGVGKTSIARSIARALNREYFRFSVGGMTDVAEIKGHRRTYVGAMPGKIIQCLKKTKTENPLVLIDEVDKIGKGHQGDPASALLEMLDPEQNANFLDHYLDVPVDLSRVLFICTANIVDTIPEPLRDRMEMIEMSGYVAEEKVAIAKQYLIPQAMQDSGLSENHLKIHDDALSLLIKSYCRESGVRNLQKHIEKVSRKVAYKVVKNETDKIDLTSNNLQDFVGKPVFAHDRMYTITPPGVVMGLAWTAMGGSTLFIEITMRKPIGIKKLEGTFEITGHLGDVMKESTRIAMTVARNFLQKEDPNNTFLYDAHLHLHVPEGATPKDGPSAGATIATALISLAKNKPIRQNVAMTGELSLMGKVLPVGGIKEKTIAAKRVGVNCVLLPEENRKDYDDLPKYITDGLEVHFISNFDDVYRICFLEGSSDPIGASTELNADIPSQSQSPSTAQAAS; encoded by the exons ATGCGAATATGCGTAACGGGGCTACGACTTAAATTATTACCAGTATATCGGTACCGAGTTACATGGAATCGAACCTTTTCTAACGTCCAAAGCTCGGCGAATTGTTCGGGGAAATTTGCCGGTACAGCTACGCGGCAATggggaagaaaaattctcaCTGGAGAAACGATTGGCCCTATCAAGGCGTGGGAAAAGGGCTCACGAGGGCACAGGCAAACCACCGCCTTTATTGCCATTCGGGGGTTCTCGTCTAAGAAGTCCGGGGACAAAGATCCACCTTCCAA TGGAAGCGAGCCTGAACTCCCTGACGATTATGCTGCTGCTCTGCCTGCAACTGTGGTTGTTCCTGAAGTCTGGCCGCATCTACCGGTTATAGCTATAAACAGGAATCCAGTATTTCCTCGGTTTATCAAACTTATCGAACTGAGTAATCCAATTTTGATAGATGTTATACGTCGTAAAGTTAAACTGAACCAGCCGTatgttggaatatttttgaagaagAGCGAAGA GAATGATGCTGAAGTTGTGCAAAATTTGGATCAAGTGTATTCTATTGGAACTTTTGCTCAGATACACGAAGTACAGGACTTGGGTGATCGGTTGAGACTTGTTGTAATGGCCCATAGAAGAGTGAAAATTACTGGTCAAATACTAGAAGACTTTTCTGCAAAATCACCTCAAG AAGACACGGTGGCTGGTGGTGGTAAAAAGCATCGTAGGGCTATGCTGAGGAAAAGAGCTGAACCTAAGGCTGCTGAATCAGTTGATAAAGTTGAAGAAGCTACCGAGCTCGTACCACCAGAACatgagaagaaagaagattCTACAGAAAGAAAAGTGGAAACAAGTGAGGCCACTTCGGAAACTCAACCATTGCTCATGGTCGAAGTCGTCAATATTTCACATGAGAAATTTAGACAAACAGAAGAAATAAAG GCACTAACCCAGGAGGTGATCAAAACGATTCGAGACATAATTAGTATGAATCCACTGTACAGAGAATCACTTCAACAAATGCTGCATCAAGGTCAAAGAGTCGTTGACAATCCTGTCTATCTTAGTGACTTGGGTGCTGCACTTACAGGAGCTGATGCTCACGAGTTGCAACAAGTACTGGAAGAAATGGAT ATTCCAAAAAGGTTAATGTTATCATTAGCGCTCCTTAAGAAAGAATGTGAGCTTAGTAAACTGCAgcaaaaaattggaagagaagtagaagaaaaagtaaaacagCAGCATAGAAAGTATATACTTCACGAACAGttgaaagttataaaaaaagaactgGGATTGGAAAAGGATGACAAGGATGCAATTGAAGAGAAATACAGAGAACGTATTAGGCAAAAAGTTGTACCCAAGCCAGTCATGGATGTCTTGGATGAGGAATTGAACAAATTAAGTTTTCTCGAGAGTCACAGCAGCGAATTCAA TGTGACGAGAAATTACTTGGATTGGCTCACATCTATGCCTTGGGGAATGACAAGTCCAGAGAATCTGAATCTTAACCAAGCTAGTGAAGTTTTAGAAAAAGATCACTATGGCATGGAGGATATAAAAAAGAGAATTCTTG AATTTATTGCTGTTAGTCAGCTGAAAGGTTCGACCCAAGGAAAAATATTATGCTTTCACGGTCCGCCAGGTGTTGGTAAGACGTCGATAGCAAGATCTATTGCCCGTGCTCTCAACAGAGAGTATTTCAGATTTAGTGTCGGTGGCATGACTGATGTTGCCGAAATCAAGGGTCACCGGCGAACTTATGTAGGTGCAATGCCTGGAAAGATAATtcagtgtttgaaaaaaacaaaaactgaaaatccaTTGGTTCTGATAGACGAGGTTGATAAAATCGGAAA gGGACATCAAGGCGATCCAGCTTCAGCTCTGTTAGAGATGTTGGATCCTGAGCAGAACGCAAATTTCTTAGATCATTATCTCGACGTACCAGTAGATCTATCAAGAGTCTTATTTATTTGCACGGCAAACATTGTTGATACTATCCCAGAGCCTTTGAGAGACCGAATGGAGATGATTGAGATGTCAGGATATGTAGCTGAAGAGAAGGTAGCTATTGCCAAACAATATTTGATACCACAGGCCATGCAGGACTCAGGACTGTCCGAAAATCACTTGAAAATCCATGACGATGCATTAAGTCTATTGATAAAATCCTATTGTCGAGAATCAGGAGTGAGAAATTTGCAGAAACACATTGAGAAAGTTTCGCGCAAAGTTGCGTATAAGGttgttaaaaatgaaacagacaAGATCGATCTAACCAGCAATAATTTACAAGACTTCGTTGGAAAACCTGTCTTTGCTCATGATAGAATGTACACAATCACACCACCGGGTGTTGTTATGGGATTGGCATGGACAGCCATGGGCGGATCTACTCTATTCATAGAGATAACGATGAGAAAGCCCATTGgcattaaaaaattagaaggCACATTTGAAATAACTGGTCATCTGGGTGACGTGATGAAAGAGTCGACACGTATTGCAATGACTGTGGCtagaaattttctacaaaaagaAGATCCCAACAACACATTCCTTTACGATGCTCATCTTCATCTGCATGTCCCTGAAGGTGCAACACCAAAGGATGGACCAAGCGCTGGAGCTACCATCGCAACAGCCCTAATTTCGCTTGCAAAGAATAAACCAATTAGGCAAAATGTTGCTATGACTGGGGAGCTTAGTCTTATGGGAAAGGTGCTTCCTGTCGGTGGCATCAAGGAGAAAACAATTGCA gcTAAACGAGTTGGCGTGAATTGTGTATTATTACCGGAAGAGAACAGAAAGGACTATGATGATCTTCCTAAATACATTACAGATGGTTTAGAAGTACATTTCATATCAAATTTTGATGACGTTTACAGAATCTGCTTCCTCGAAGGATCCAGTGATCCGATTGGTGCTAGTACTGAACTTAACGCCGATATTCCATCACAATCTCAATCCCCATCAACTGCACAAGCTGCTTCTTGA
- the LOC124183771 gene encoding lon protease homolog, mitochondrial isoform X1, with protein sequence MRICVTGLRLKLLPVYRYRVTWNRTFSNVQSSANCSGKFAGTATRQWGRKILTGETIGPIKAWEKGSRGHRQTTAFIAIRGFSSKKSGDKDPPSNGSEPELPDDYAAALPATVVVPEVWPHLPVIAINRNPVFPRFIKLIELSNPILIDVIRRKVKLNQPYVGIFLKKSEENDAEVVQNLDQVYSIGTFAQIHEVQDLGDRLRLVVMAHRRVKITGQILEDFSAKSPQEMKLTFPLLNTTINVPIEDTVAGGGKKHRRAMLRKRAEPKAAESVDKVEEATELVPPEHEKKEDSTERKVETSEATSETQPLLMVEVVNISHEKFRQTEEIKALTQEVIKTIRDIISMNPLYRESLQQMLHQGQRVVDNPVYLSDLGAALTGADAHELQQVLEEMDIPKRLMLSLALLKKECELSKLQQKIGREVEEKVKQQHRKYILHEQLKVIKKELGLEKDDKDAIEEKYRERIRQKVVPKPVMDVLDEELNKLSFLESHSSEFNVTRNYLDWLTSMPWGMTSPENLNLNQASEVLEKDHYGMEDIKKRILEFIAVSQLKGSTQGKILCFHGPPGVGKTSIARSIARALNREYFRFSVGGMTDVAEIKGHRRTYVGAMPGKIIQCLKKTKTENPLVLIDEVDKIGKGHQGDPASALLEMLDPEQNANFLDHYLDVPVDLSRVLFICTANIVDTIPEPLRDRMEMIEMSGYVAEEKVAIAKQYLIPQAMQDSGLSENHLKIHDDALSLLIKSYCRESGVRNLQKHIEKVSRKVAYKVVKNETDKIDLTSNNLQDFVGKPVFAHDRMYTITPPGVVMGLAWTAMGGSTLFIEITMRKPIGIKKLEGTFEITGHLGDVMKESTRIAMTVARNFLQKEDPNNTFLYDAHLHLHVPEGATPKDGPSAGATIATALISLAKNKPIRQNVAMTGELSLMGKVLPVGGIKEKTIAAKRVGVNCVLLPEENRKDYDDLPKYITDGLEVHFISNFDDVYRICFLEGSSDPIGASTELNADIPSQSQSPSTAQAAS encoded by the exons ATGCGAATATGCGTAACGGGGCTACGACTTAAATTATTACCAGTATATCGGTACCGAGTTACATGGAATCGAACCTTTTCTAACGTCCAAAGCTCGGCGAATTGTTCGGGGAAATTTGCCGGTACAGCTACGCGGCAATggggaagaaaaattctcaCTGGAGAAACGATTGGCCCTATCAAGGCGTGGGAAAAGGGCTCACGAGGGCACAGGCAAACCACCGCCTTTATTGCCATTCGGGGGTTCTCGTCTAAGAAGTCCGGGGACAAAGATCCACCTTCCAA TGGAAGCGAGCCTGAACTCCCTGACGATTATGCTGCTGCTCTGCCTGCAACTGTGGTTGTTCCTGAAGTCTGGCCGCATCTACCGGTTATAGCTATAAACAGGAATCCAGTATTTCCTCGGTTTATCAAACTTATCGAACTGAGTAATCCAATTTTGATAGATGTTATACGTCGTAAAGTTAAACTGAACCAGCCGTatgttggaatatttttgaagaagAGCGAAGA GAATGATGCTGAAGTTGTGCAAAATTTGGATCAAGTGTATTCTATTGGAACTTTTGCTCAGATACACGAAGTACAGGACTTGGGTGATCGGTTGAGACTTGTTGTAATGGCCCATAGAAGAGTGAAAATTACTGGTCAAATACTAGAAGACTTTTCTGCAAAATCACCTCAAG AGATGAAACTGACGTTTCCACTACTAAATACCACAATTAACGTCCCTATAGAAGACACGGTGGCTGGTGGTGGTAAAAAGCATCGTAGGGCTATGCTGAGGAAAAGAGCTGAACCTAAGGCTGCTGAATCAGTTGATAAAGTTGAAGAAGCTACCGAGCTCGTACCACCAGAACatgagaagaaagaagattCTACAGAAAGAAAAGTGGAAACAAGTGAGGCCACTTCGGAAACTCAACCATTGCTCATGGTCGAAGTCGTCAATATTTCACATGAGAAATTTAGACAAACAGAAGAAATAAAG GCACTAACCCAGGAGGTGATCAAAACGATTCGAGACATAATTAGTATGAATCCACTGTACAGAGAATCACTTCAACAAATGCTGCATCAAGGTCAAAGAGTCGTTGACAATCCTGTCTATCTTAGTGACTTGGGTGCTGCACTTACAGGAGCTGATGCTCACGAGTTGCAACAAGTACTGGAAGAAATGGAT ATTCCAAAAAGGTTAATGTTATCATTAGCGCTCCTTAAGAAAGAATGTGAGCTTAGTAAACTGCAgcaaaaaattggaagagaagtagaagaaaaagtaaaacagCAGCATAGAAAGTATATACTTCACGAACAGttgaaagttataaaaaaagaactgGGATTGGAAAAGGATGACAAGGATGCAATTGAAGAGAAATACAGAGAACGTATTAGGCAAAAAGTTGTACCCAAGCCAGTCATGGATGTCTTGGATGAGGAATTGAACAAATTAAGTTTTCTCGAGAGTCACAGCAGCGAATTCAA TGTGACGAGAAATTACTTGGATTGGCTCACATCTATGCCTTGGGGAATGACAAGTCCAGAGAATCTGAATCTTAACCAAGCTAGTGAAGTTTTAGAAAAAGATCACTATGGCATGGAGGATATAAAAAAGAGAATTCTTG AATTTATTGCTGTTAGTCAGCTGAAAGGTTCGACCCAAGGAAAAATATTATGCTTTCACGGTCCGCCAGGTGTTGGTAAGACGTCGATAGCAAGATCTATTGCCCGTGCTCTCAACAGAGAGTATTTCAGATTTAGTGTCGGTGGCATGACTGATGTTGCCGAAATCAAGGGTCACCGGCGAACTTATGTAGGTGCAATGCCTGGAAAGATAATtcagtgtttgaaaaaaacaaaaactgaaaatccaTTGGTTCTGATAGACGAGGTTGATAAAATCGGAAA gGGACATCAAGGCGATCCAGCTTCAGCTCTGTTAGAGATGTTGGATCCTGAGCAGAACGCAAATTTCTTAGATCATTATCTCGACGTACCAGTAGATCTATCAAGAGTCTTATTTATTTGCACGGCAAACATTGTTGATACTATCCCAGAGCCTTTGAGAGACCGAATGGAGATGATTGAGATGTCAGGATATGTAGCTGAAGAGAAGGTAGCTATTGCCAAACAATATTTGATACCACAGGCCATGCAGGACTCAGGACTGTCCGAAAATCACTTGAAAATCCATGACGATGCATTAAGTCTATTGATAAAATCCTATTGTCGAGAATCAGGAGTGAGAAATTTGCAGAAACACATTGAGAAAGTTTCGCGCAAAGTTGCGTATAAGGttgttaaaaatgaaacagacaAGATCGATCTAACCAGCAATAATTTACAAGACTTCGTTGGAAAACCTGTCTTTGCTCATGATAGAATGTACACAATCACACCACCGGGTGTTGTTATGGGATTGGCATGGACAGCCATGGGCGGATCTACTCTATTCATAGAGATAACGATGAGAAAGCCCATTGgcattaaaaaattagaaggCACATTTGAAATAACTGGTCATCTGGGTGACGTGATGAAAGAGTCGACACGTATTGCAATGACTGTGGCtagaaattttctacaaaaagaAGATCCCAACAACACATTCCTTTACGATGCTCATCTTCATCTGCATGTCCCTGAAGGTGCAACACCAAAGGATGGACCAAGCGCTGGAGCTACCATCGCAACAGCCCTAATTTCGCTTGCAAAGAATAAACCAATTAGGCAAAATGTTGCTATGACTGGGGAGCTTAGTCTTATGGGAAAGGTGCTTCCTGTCGGTGGCATCAAGGAGAAAACAATTGCA gcTAAACGAGTTGGCGTGAATTGTGTATTATTACCGGAAGAGAACAGAAAGGACTATGATGATCTTCCTAAATACATTACAGATGGTTTAGAAGTACATTTCATATCAAATTTTGATGACGTTTACAGAATCTGCTTCCTCGAAGGATCCAGTGATCCGATTGGTGCTAGTACTGAACTTAACGCCGATATTCCATCACAATCTCAATCCCCATCAACTGCACAAGCTGCTTCTTGA
- the LOC124183775 gene encoding very-long-chain (3R)-3-hydroxyacyl-CoA dehydratase isoform X2, with amino-acid sequence MPEVPSPFVYWAQTESQVTLKVDLTDVKNPGVDLHEKKLKFVANGQGARGPDSYAFTLDFHSGIDPEESNFKVIDRQVDFILRKKSSGWWPRLTSQPQKPAWLKIDFDKWKSQDADGDEDEGTGIDGEGKRDITKDYPNMYDKLYKEECGYRQDSMPTTYESVGTAMKFVQLLQFLEVMHPLFGYTKGGFMTPLLQVGARAIILFCMIESEPRMQTKPVVFYLFVVWSSVEIVRYPYYLTQLFKTEFSFLTWLRYTIWMPLYPLGFLCEGIIILRNIPYFEETNRFTVAMPNEWNFAFHFPSAMRIYLLLLCLPGMYIMMSHMNRVRYQKLSKTNIKRKYN; translated from the exons ATGCCGGAGGTGCCGTCGCCTTTCGTGTATTGGGCCCAGACTGAGAGCCAGGTTACACTTAAGGTCGATTTAACTGATGTCAAG AACCCTGGCGTTGACTTGCacgaaaagaaattaaaattcgtaGCCAATGGGCAAGGTGCTAGAGGCCCTGACAGCTATGCTTTCACCTTGGATTTTCATTCGGGAATTGATCCTGAG gaaagcaATTTTAAAGTAATTGATCGACAAGTTGACTTTATTCTGCGTAAAAAATCAAGTGGCTGGTGGCCTCGGCTAACTAGTCAACCTCAAAAACCAGCTTGgctgaaaattgatttcgatAAGTGGAAGAGTCAGGATGCCGATGGCGACGAAGATGAAGGAACAGGGATCGATGGAGAGGGAAAACGAGATATTACTAAGGATTACCCAAACATGTATGATAAACTTTACAAAGAAGAATGTGGATATAGGCAAG ACTCTATGCCAACTACGTATGAATCGGTAGGGACAGCGATGAAATTTGTACAATTACTACAATTTCTGGAAGTAATGCACCCTCTATTTGGATACACAAAGGGAGGATTTATGACGCCATTACTACAAGTTGGAGCTAGAGCAATTATATTGTTCTGCATGATAGAATCAGAACCTCGAATGCAAACAAAACCAGTTGTATTTTACTTATTTGTAGTATGGAGCTCCGTTGAAATAGTTAGATATCCGTACTATTTGACACAACTGTTTAAAACAGAGTTCAGTTTTCTGACGTGGCTACGATACACAATATGGATGCCGCTCTATCCCCTTGGTTTCCTCTGcgaaggtataataatactgaGGAACATTCCATATTTTGAAGAGACTAACCGGTTCACAGTTGCCATGCCCAACGAATGGAATTTTGCATTTCATTTTCCTTCGGCAATGAGAATATATCTATTGTTACTCTGCTTGCCAGGTATGTACATAATGATGTCGCATATGAATCGTGTCAGATATCAAAAATTGTCAAAGACTAACATAAAAAGAAAGTACAATTAG